In a single window of the Xiphophorus couchianus chromosome 10, X_couchianus-1.0, whole genome shotgun sequence genome:
- the fkbp10b gene encoding peptidyl-prolyl cis-trans isomerase FKBP9 encodes MLPLCVAFSVLAAWFSVECNPSPVLGDVVVDRYEIPKDCGREAKTGDYVRYHYNATFTDGKTLDSSHEKGAAKVGLIGEGRLIAGVDKGLQGMCVNERRKITIPPHLAYGSGGAGDAVPPDATLVFDIHLLDLWNKADLVVTRTVSTPKDCKRSVMRTDFVRYHFNGTLLDGTTFDSSYNRKQTYNSLVGEGWLVKGMDEGLLGMCVGEIRHIVIPPFKAYGEKGSGTMIPSQATLVFDILLEDIHNPKDNITIENQEAPEPCTRRSVAGDYIRYHYNGTFLNGVTFDTSYQRNSTYNTYIGMGYVIPGMDQGLLGVCLGERRRIIIPPHLAYGEQGAGDVIPPSAVLVFDVHVIDFHNPSDKVELKVTYKPEVCNDTTTLNDLVRYHYNCTLLDGTLLFSSYDYENMQDAVLGQDKVIDGLDEGLRGMCVGEKRRITVPPHLGHGERGAAGVPSSAVLVFSIELVSFERGVPPGYLFVWLEDTPGDLFETMDMNKNGEVPLDEFTEFIKLQVAEGKGRTKPGMTMEQIVADMFQNQDRNKDGLITASELKLKVDEDKEREQARHEEL; translated from the exons ATGCTTCCCCTTTGCGTTGCCTTCTCTGTTCTGGCTGCGTGGTTTTCCGTGGAGTGTAATCCCAGTCCCGTGTTGGGAGATGTTGTCGTGGACAGATACGAGATCCCCAAAGACTGCGGAAGGGAGGCGAAAACTGGAGATTACGTCCGCTACCATTACAACGCCACGTTCACCGACGGGAAAACGCTGGACTCGAG CCATGAGAAAGGAGCAGCCAAAGTCGGCCTGATCGGGGAGGGTCGGCTCATCGCTGGCGTGGATAAAGGCCTGCAGGGGATGTGCGTGAATGAGCGCAGGAAAATCACCATCCCGCCACACCTGGCTTACGGGAGCGGCGGGGCAG GTGATGCGGTTCCTCCAGACGCCACGCTGGTGTTCGACATCCACCTCCTGGATCTGTGGAACAAGGCTGACCTGGTCGTCACCAGAACCGTCAGCACGCCCAAAGACTGCAAACGCTCCGTGATGCGCACAGACTTTGTGCGTTACCACTTTAACGGCACTCTGCTGGACGGGACCACCTTCGACTCCAG CTACAACAGGAAGCAGACCTACAACTCGCTGGTGGGCGAGGGCTGGCTGGTGAAGGGCATGGACGAGGGCCTGCTGGGCATGTGTGTGGGGGAGATCAGACACATCGTGATTCCACCGTTCAAAGCGTACGGAGAAAAGGGATCAG GAACCATGATTCCCTCTCAGGCGACGCTGGTGTTTGACATCCTGTTGGAGGACATTCACAACCCGAAGGATAACATCACCATTGAGAACCAGGAGGCTCCTGAGCCCTGCACCCGCAGGTCCGTGGCGGGGGACTACATTCGGTATCACTACAACGGAACCTTCCTGAACGGGGTGACCTTTGACACCAG CTACCAGAGGAACAGCACATACAACACCTACATCGGGATGGGCTACGTGATCCCAGGAATGGACCAGGGCCTGCTGGGCGTCTGCCtgggggagaggaggaggatcaTCATTCCTCCTCACCTTGCTTATGGAGAACAAGGAGCGG GTGACGTGATTCCTCCGTCAGCCGTCCTGGTCTTTGACGTCCACGTCATCGACTTCCACAACCCAAGCGACAAAGTGGAGCTCAAGGTCACCTACAAACCGGAAGTGTGCAACGACACCACGACTCTGAACGACCTGGTCCGCTACCATTACAACTGCACTCTGCTGGACGGGACTCTGCTCTTTTCCTC GTACGACTATGAGAACATGCAGGACGCAGTTCTGGGCCAGGACAAGGTGATCGACGGGCTGGATGAAGGATTGAGGGGCATGTGTGtgggagagaagaggaggattACAGTGCCGCCTCACCTCGGACATGGAGAGAGAGGAG CTGCTGGTGTACCAAGCAGCGCTGTTCTGGTCTTCAGCATTGAGCTGGTGAGCTTTGAGCGGGGCGTCCCGCCCGGTTACTTGTTTGTGTGGCTCGAGGACACTCCAGGTGATCTGTTTGAAACCATGGATATGAACAAGAATGGAGAGGTGCCACTGGATGAG ttCACGGAGTTTATCAAGCTCCAGGTTGCAGAAGGAAAAGGCCGGACAAAGCCGGGAATGACAATGGAGCAGATCGTCGCCGACATGTTTCAGAACCAGGACCGCAACAAAGACGGCCTGATCACAGCCAGCGAGCTCAAACTTAAAGTCGACGAGGACAAGGAACGGGAGCAGGCGAGGCACGAGGAGTTgtga
- the LOC114152037 gene encoding endoplasmic reticulum protein SC65-like, which translates to MVGLGAKRGLYLIFLILFCVNFVFIKTSAQYESYSFRSFPKEELLPLTAAYGLALDSYAAGNWTESIQYLELSLRLHRLLRESVRFCSVQCNRSSHEEPLFPAAAPDLSVCWRVLRTASCQKKCRAHFPVLQLPPPGPEILEEFSKRSPYRYLHFAHAKLDDLQRAVPCAYTFLQRNPEDQEMLQLMEEYKNEYDLDGFLIDHEQRLYEPSFVSGVKLVDLGKYSGGSERLEEALRLYLQEYDLCQAECDGIGHFSSHTDFYALLAEVYFDMLKCRIKCEENLKPNVGGYFVENFVPTIYHYLQYAYYKLNDGRRAVPCAYSYFLFQPEDPVMKDNLLYYEAYSPQWGLQFHHFTPRTEALRYHNQTVTQKQMLTFLIKYLETNDEGFSGPEENPLLSSESPDAEFEGVGGYEESMFAKWRQKKGKGDAGEADI; encoded by the exons ATGGTTGGACTGGGAGCAAAAAGAGGcttgtatttaatatttctaatactTTTCTGTgtgaactttgtgtttattaagACATCCGCACAATATGAGAGTTACAGCTTCAGAAGTTTTCCCAAAGAAGAACTCCTTCCTCTCACTGCAGCCTACGGACTGGCGCTGGACAGCTACGCTGCAGGAAACTGGACCGAATCCATCCAGTACTTGGAGCTGAGTTTGCGTTTGCACCGACTTCTCAGGGAAAGTGTGCGGTTCTGCTCGGTCCAGTGTAACCGCAGCAGTCATGaggagccgcttttccccgcaGCAGCCCCGGATCTAAGCGTCTGCTGGCGCGTCCTGAGGACGGCGTCCTGTCAGAAGAAGTGCAGGGCGCATTTCCCGGTCCTGCAGCTGCCGCCTCCCGGCCCCGAGATCCTGGAGGAGTTCAGCAAAAGATCCCCGTACCGATATCTGCACTTTGCTCACGCTAAG CTGGACGACCTGCAGCGGGCCGTCCCATGCGCCTACACCTTCCTGCAGAGGAACCCCGAGGACCAGGAGATGCTGCAGCTGATGGAGGAGTACAAGAACGAGTACGACCTCGACGGCTTCCTCATCGACCACGAACAACGACTTTATGAG ccATCCTTTGTTAGCGGCGTGAAGCTTGTCGACTTGGGGAAGTACAGCGGCGGTTCTGAGCGCCTGGAGGAAGCGCTGAGGCTCTACCTGCAGGAGTACGACCTCTGTCAGGCCGAATGCGACGGGATCGGCcatttttcttcacacacagaCTTCTACGCTCTATTAGCCG AAGTCTACTTTGACATGTTAAAATGCAGGATAAAGTGTGAGGAAAACCTAAAACCCAACGTTGGCGGCTACTTTGTGGAGAACTTCGTTCCCACTATTTACCACTACCTCCAGTACGCCTATTACAAAC TGAACGACGGCCGCAGAGCCGTGCCTTGTGCGTACAGCTACTTCCTGTTCCAGCCAGAAGACCCGGTGATGAAGGACAACCTGCTGTACTATGAGGCCTACAGCCCACAGTGGGGCCTGCAGTTCCATCACTTCACACCCAGAACA GAAGCTCTTCGATACCACAACCAGACCGTCACTCAAAAACAGATGTTGACGTTTCTAATAAAGTACTTGGAGACGAATGATGAG GGTTTTAGTGGACCAGAAGAAAATCCACTTTTGTCCTCCGAGTCTCCCGATGCCGAGTTTGAAGGTGTGGGAGGTTATGAAGAGTCCATGTTTGCAAAATGGAGgcagaagaaaggaaaaggagACGCAGGAGAAGCCGACATCTGA